The window tttaatgagaaaaaaatcctctccatGGAGCCCAGGGACACAGGAGGCATCCCATCATTGGGGTAACTTGGCGACACGTGTCTGGATATGGGATGGCTCCCTAGTCCCTGTGGTCCATGGAAAGGAGGATAACAAAGGAGAGAAGTGAAGTATAAAAATTTACCACTAAGGTTTTAAGAGAATTAAAAACCTCGGTAAGTACCTATATTTTAACGCCACTTTCTAAAATTGGATCATGTATGGAGAGAGGAGTGAAGGATAGCCGTTCCCCTCTACAGAGGCAGCTCACGGTGTCTTCATACGCCATGATAGATCTATGTGACCAGCAATGCAGCAAACTTCTTTCCACCACCCTTAAAGGCATATACTTGGATTGGATTTTGCTTCTAGATTCTGGGCTAGAACCAAAAACTGGATCAACAACATCAGTCTTGTGACTTGTCTACAACTTTAGGGATTCCATAAGTAGATTCTCTCATATAGAATTCATACACTAGAGGCAACCAAGAAATATCatcaatctttttattttctccttccaagatttttcaaaattctGAAAATCCAAAGCTCAGAATCAATCAATTAATATTAAAtgatgcatagttgtcatggcaacctaacggaaaaagaagttcatgacaatgctacgatttacgtgactcacaaatgacGGTCGCTATTGGCTGATAGGCATTGCCATGGCACTGCCATGGATGCCAGGTCaagcctgattcactaggcggtcgatctTTTATAAAATGCAGGATGATTTTGATAAGACTATGgcgatttttgatgatttgatgttgcttaatgttagttttatatgttatagggtatatattgtagacTTGTAGCAtgttaaataactttagaaaataggagaaataaaaaaataacatactaaataactttagcaaatagggaaaataaaaaatgacacatggacgatttgaccgccatggcaacgccataatgggcaattcatcaccaaatcgattagccacccctccatcgccttggatcgatttgacctCTTGACAAATATGAAAGGATGTACATGATTTACATCCAGGAAATCAGGAATGCCTGGATGGATacagaagaacaaaaagaaCTTAACTCCACCTTTGGTATAGCCATCAACAAAGAACAAGTACTAAAATAGCTAGAGGGACCACCTACAGCAGAGCCATCAGAAACCACTAGCCATTACAAACATACAAACTGAAATTTAATATCCAGCAACAAAAGTAATGATCAACTATTTACAAATCTAAATCTTGGGGACCCTGAGCATCCAATTAATTTCGTCTCTTGAAAACTGAGGGAAAGtaagccaagtagaaaaaagagaagtagCACAATTTTTTGCAATAATGTCAACTATTGCATTGCATTCTCTATAGCCATGTCTAATGTTCCATGACATTGACAATAGATACTGCTTCAAGGAAACCCATTGCTGCTGAAGATGTTTTGATTTCAAACCAATGCAATGACAGCTGCCGAATCACACTCGATCCATAGATGATCAATACTTTGTTTTTAACCAAATGAAGGCCAATGAATAAGGCAACAAATTCTGTATAATAATTTGAATGCACACCTTAAGTAATTAGAGAAGCTTCCAATTGGATCACCATTTGCATTCCTCCCTACATCACCAGCACTGGCATTACTATTGATAACTTATCTAACCAGTTGAATCCTCCCTGCCTGAGATGAAAGCTTCCCCTTCCATCCAGAGAACTTAGCCTTAAACTCGTCTTAGCCAATAAACTTATCAACCAAAGGAAAGATACGCTGATTTTTCACTCTTTCCTTCCAAGAAATCAACTCCAATATATCTAGTTGGAAGGCGGCATCCTTAGAACCCCCAAAATTTCCAACAAATGAGCTTTCCTGTCAACACTTATCTCACCAAAGAATAACTTACTCTTTTTCCATATTTATCTTCTGAGAAAGATTGATAcctttcaaaatttaaattccAACATCAAATTCTCACAGTCTGAAAAAATGCACCAAGTGAGGAACCATTTGAATCATCAGCaccaaaaacaagagaaaaaagcCATTCAACCCAACAGCattaaacaacaacaaaaatgtCAATATCCATTTCCAATCTTGTGGATCACACAATGAAATTTACCAGACAAAGAAACATTTCTTctttcaatcatttcaaaaatGGATATAGCGCCATATTATAATAATTAAccaaagagaaggagagaaaaagtaTAATCAAGAtgacaatgaagaagaagacgaagaagaggaGAGCTTTAGGCATTCATTTTGGCACCTCCGGAGGCAAATATCGTTCCAATCGGGTACTTGGTGTTGGTTAACGCAGACAGTGCGAGCACAAGCATCTGTGCAGGCGTCAAGCTCAGAAACACCGCAAACAGTAACACAGGTATCTGGAGTTGGGTCTTTGGAGAAAGCACCCACCTTCTTCAGCATTCTCTTTGATGTACAGACCCTCTCACACACAAAGATGTCGTCGGAGctcttctccctccctcttGCACTCTTCAGCCTCTGCTCCTCGTCACGCCTTCTCTTCATCCTCAGCCCTTGCCCTGCAATTACAGCCGGTATGGCAGCCCCTAATAGACCCCACCATAGTTCCACCATCACGTCTTCTCCACACCCACTGCTCTAGCTGCTGCTGCTTCTATCTCAAGCCTCTTTCGCTCTTCACTTGTTCACCTGATcaacaaaaaagaaggaaattttttatgaagaaaaagaagaataaaccCTAGGATTCAAAAATCAAAGACAATAGCAGAAATAAGGAAAATTAAAAAGCGTAGACCTATATCGGAAGATGAATCATTAGGCTTTAACTGATCAGAACCTCTTCAATGTCATGGAATCGACAGAAACCCTAGATTCTGGTGCGGCAATAATTACTAATTACTCGTAAAATTAAATATTCAACTAATTCAAAGTTGCAAATTCCTCAAATTTGAGAGCAGATGGAGCAGAATCTAACCCTAGATTCAATCTAGACAAACATTATAGCAAAAGGTTGTAATACCTAGAATCCACATCTAGGAAGACTCATCCCAAGTGATCAAATGCTCCCATATGAAGAACAACGGaaggagaaaaaacaaaacGAGTAGGGAAATACTAATTGGTTAGGTTTTCAatcttcaaaagaaaattattgcTCTTATTGCTCTTATGATAAACAGAGTAGAACAGAGTCAACAGACTGACCTCCTGTCTCCCGCCTCCCGCCTCCCGCCTCCGGAggaaatgaaattcattcaagaGTAATTGCTGGCCTGGCCTACATACTCTCAGCTTCAGCCTTCactattttactttatttatttatttattttttcgtGTAGAAGTAATTTTGTGTAGTTCTAataatacttaaaaaaaaaattaacttattAGACGGATTAAACGGTAATAAACattcttttaaaaaatcttGTGCAATTAAACACTTACGGCAATGATATTATATGTGTGTTAATTTTTGGGTAGAAGATGTTATATGTGTTGTCAGGGATGTGTGCCTGGTGTTGTCAGCCGTCCGATGCACATTAGATGATTTGGAGTATTGGAGAGGATCAGCCTTACAACTTGTAGCctacggtaaaaaaaaaaaaaaaaaaagctagctCGCTAGTTACAACCAATCATAGCAACAACACTTTGAAACCTACTGAAAAACTACAACATGCAACAATGCTTGTAGATCCTCTTTACTCCGCTCAAGTGCATGTTGTTTGCTGCTCGTGGGCTTGACAACGCCACCCATTACCACTAAACGATAAAGCTAGGAGCACATGGAGGGATTTGAACCCACCTTAGCCTTGATAAGGCTATGCTATACCAAATCTGGTTGTGGCAAAGCACTACTGAGCAATTCACATATCACTTGATACGAACAACATTTGTTTTTCCACCAAACCACATTGAAGACCTCCAATCAAGCTATGAGCATGAGTAGTTAGGGGGCTAGGGGAGTTGGGAAGGAAGGTaaactttctttttttgcttttaaaaaaGTTAAGATGTCTGTAAGTACACAATAATATTGAGAGACCatccattaacattataaataaaaaaggactaGAGGGGCACACCTGTCTGATACCTCTTGAAGGTTCAAAAAATTTGTAAGTTGATCCCCTGAGCTTAATGGAAAAGGAAGATGAACTCACTAAAAGACTAGTCATATCTCCCCATTTGTATCTAAACCCCATAAAGTCAAAATGTCCCTTAAGAAACCCCATTCTAGTTTGTCATAGGCTTTGGCCATATCGAACTTTATGGCCACACAACCCatgtttcctttttcctttttcttttttctttaagaaATGGAGAATTTCATGAGCAATGATAATATTATCAAAAAATCTGTCTGCCTAGAACAAAAGCAGATTTGTAAGGGATACAACTTTATGAAGAAGACCTTTAAGTCTATTTGCAAGGATTTTCACAATTATTTTGTAAGAAATATTACACAGACTAATAGTTCTAAAATCTTTCACAAAAGAAGGAGACTCTTTTTTGGGATCAAACACACAAGGGTGCGATTTAAACCTAGTGGAAGAAAATTATCTTGATAGAAACTGGTCACCAGATTAAAGACATCATATTGCACAAGGGCCCAGAATTCATGATAAAAGACAGTCTGGAAACCATCAGGGCCTGGAGCTTTATAGGctccaatgaaaaaaaaaaaaaaaaaaaaaaacatattttttgatttcctcaagggagcatggtttcaagtattattctgggattggccgtattggattggtatcgactGAGACTGATCCTCGATCTGATGCCGATCCAGATCGGTTACCTTTTAGGGGTAAAACATGAAAAAAGtagtaccttttataaaaatcagaggtaaaatagaccgatacccaccgatcccatCCGATCCATATCAgtatcggattggtatcggcAGAGACCGATCCCGATACCTATAcagtcccctaaatccttgcaAGGGAGGGTAAATCTTGCAAAGAATTAACCTCCATGGGGTTGAGAACAAGAGGGAAGAGACATTCAATGGAGGAAGGGTCCAAAGGGTTTGAATTGGTAACAAAGACGATAGGAATGGAGCAAATTCTTTAGCTATAAGACATTCCCGATCAatccaaaatcgaaaccaaataaGAATCCGAGATGAAAATTTTTGAGAGATGTCAATAAATGAAACCATATCGGAAGGTGAAGTTTGCAACAATCCATACTCTGTCTCTAGTTTTTCTCGAATTCCGTAGCCTAGAATATTAGTATACAATAGG is drawn from Macadamia integrifolia cultivar HAES 741 chromosome 7, SCU_Mint_v3, whole genome shotgun sequence and contains these coding sequences:
- the LOC122083800 gene encoding uncharacterized protein At5g64816 produces the protein MVELWWGLLGAAIPAVIAGQGLRMKRRRDEEQRLKSARGREKSSDDIFVCERVCTSKRMLKKVGAFSKDPTPDTCVTVCGVSELDACTDACARTVCVNQHQVPDWNDICLRRCQNECLKLSSSSSSSSLSS